One genomic region from Streptomyces sp. Li-HN-5-11 encodes:
- a CDS encoding N-acetylneuraminate synthase family protein, whose translation MTPNSRIRTLGSREAGPGRPVYVTGEIGINHNGDIENAFKLIDVAAEAGCDAVKFQKRTPEICTPRDQWDIERDTPWGRMTYIDYRHRVEFGEDEYRQIDAYCRQKGIAWFASPWDTEAVAFLEKFDVPAHKVASASLTDDELLRTLRATGRTIILSTGMSTPKQIRHAVEVLGSENILLCHATSTYPARAEELNLRVINTLEKEYPNVPIGYSGHETGLQTTLAAVALGAVFVERHITLDRAMWGSDQAASVEPQGLTRLVRDIRTIEASLGDGVKKVYDSELGPMKKLRRVTGVVAEAEIAAAAGEPVAV comes from the coding sequence GTGACCCCCAACTCCCGCATCCGCACGCTGGGTTCGCGTGAGGCCGGCCCCGGCCGCCCCGTCTACGTCACCGGTGAGATCGGCATCAACCACAACGGCGACATCGAGAACGCCTTCAAGCTGATCGACGTGGCCGCGGAAGCCGGCTGCGACGCCGTCAAGTTCCAGAAGCGCACCCCGGAGATCTGCACCCCGCGCGACCAGTGGGACATCGAGCGCGACACCCCCTGGGGCCGGATGACCTACATCGACTACCGCCACCGGGTGGAGTTCGGCGAGGACGAGTACCGCCAGATCGACGCCTACTGCCGCCAGAAGGGCATCGCCTGGTTCGCGTCCCCGTGGGACACCGAGGCGGTCGCCTTCCTGGAGAAGTTCGACGTGCCCGCCCACAAGGTGGCCTCCGCGTCCCTGACGGACGACGAGCTGCTGCGCACCCTGCGCGCCACCGGCCGCACGATCATCCTGTCCACCGGCATGTCGACCCCGAAGCAGATCCGCCACGCGGTCGAGGTCCTGGGCAGCGAGAACATCCTGCTCTGCCACGCCACCTCCACCTACCCGGCCAGGGCCGAGGAGCTGAACCTCCGCGTGATCAACACGCTGGAGAAGGAGTACCCGAACGTCCCGATCGGCTACTCCGGCCACGAGACCGGGCTGCAGACCACGCTGGCCGCCGTCGCCCTGGGCGCGGTGTTCGTGGAGCGCCACATCACCCTCGACCGCGCGATGTGGGGCTCCGACCAGGCCGCCTCCGTCGAGCCGCAGGGCCTCACGCGCCTGGTCCGCGACATCCGCACGATCGAGGCGTCCCTCGGCGACGGCGTCAAGAAGGTCTACGACTCCGAGCTCGGCCCGATGAAGAAGCTGCGCCGGGTCACCGGCGTCGTCGCCGAGGCGGAGATCGCCGCGGCGGCGGGCGAACCGGTCGCGGTGTGA
- a CDS encoding M20 family metallopeptidase: protein MSPESEADTPAQAALPGTLPEALFTELVAFRRDLHMHPELGNQEFRTTAAIKARLEKAGLSPRVLPSGTGLVCDIGADSGEVSGGADILALRADIDALPIPDTKTECAYRSTVPDRAHACGHDVHTTVVLGAGLVLHDLHRRGLLPRPVRLIFQPAEEVLPGGASEAIKSGVLDGVGRIVAVHCDPRVDAGMIGLRQGPITSACDRLEVSLDGPGGHTARPHLTTDLVTAAARVVTDVPALVGRRVDTRAGLAVTWGRIESGHAPNVIPQHAELSGTVRCLDINAWRQAPDIVVAAIDEVANLHKAKSEITYVRGVPPVVNEPEVTELLRSAMVARRGPDSVEGTEQSLGGEDFSWYLERVPGAMARLGVRTPGERTVRDLHQGDFDADESAIGVGVELFTAAALLDMNTAES from the coding sequence ATGTCCCCAGAGTCCGAGGCCGACACCCCCGCCCAAGCCGCCCTGCCCGGCACGCTGCCGGAGGCGCTGTTCACCGAGCTCGTCGCGTTCCGCCGCGACCTGCACATGCATCCCGAGCTCGGCAACCAGGAGTTCCGTACCACCGCCGCGATCAAGGCCCGGCTCGAGAAGGCCGGGCTCTCGCCGCGGGTACTTCCCTCGGGGACCGGGCTCGTCTGTGACATCGGTGCGGACTCCGGGGAGGTGAGCGGCGGCGCGGACATCCTCGCCCTGCGCGCCGACATCGACGCGCTGCCCATCCCGGACACCAAGACCGAGTGCGCGTACCGCTCGACCGTGCCCGACCGCGCCCACGCCTGCGGGCACGACGTGCACACGACCGTCGTGCTCGGCGCCGGCCTCGTCCTGCACGACCTGCACCGCCGCGGTCTGCTGCCCCGGCCCGTGCGGCTGATCTTCCAGCCCGCCGAGGAGGTGCTGCCCGGCGGCGCCTCCGAGGCCATCAAGAGCGGCGTGCTGGACGGGGTGGGCCGGATCGTCGCCGTGCACTGCGACCCCCGGGTGGACGCCGGGATGATCGGTCTGCGGCAGGGGCCCATCACCTCCGCCTGCGACCGGCTGGAGGTCTCCCTGGACGGCCCCGGCGGGCACACCGCCCGGCCGCACCTCACGACGGACCTGGTCACGGCCGCCGCGCGCGTCGTCACCGACGTGCCCGCGCTCGTCGGCCGCCGGGTCGACACCCGCGCCGGGCTCGCCGTGACCTGGGGGCGGATCGAGTCCGGGCACGCGCCGAACGTCATCCCGCAGCACGCCGAGCTCTCCGGGACCGTGCGGTGCCTGGACATCAACGCCTGGCGGCAGGCGCCCGACATCGTGGTCGCCGCCATCGACGAGGTCGCCAACCTGCACAAGGCCAAGTCGGAGATCACCTACGTGCGCGGGGTGCCGCCCGTGGTCAACGAGCCGGAGGTGACCGAGCTCCTGCGCAGCGCCATGGTGGCCCGGCGCGGTCCGGACTCCGTCGAGGGCACCGAGCAGAGCCTGGGCGGTGAGGACTTCTCCTGGTACCTGGAGCGGGTGCCCGGCGCGATGGCCCGCCTCGGGGTGCGCACGCCGGGGGAGCGGACCGTGCGCGACCTGCACCAGGGGGACTTCGACGCCGACGAGTCCGCGATCGGGGTGGGCGTGGAACTGTTCACCGCGGCCGCCCTCCTCGACATGAACACGGCGGAGAGCTGA
- a CDS encoding BMP family ABC transporter substrate-binding protein has protein sequence MRRVAKLSAACIATAALAVTATACGSTSSDNAGSSSSSSGGGKGLQIGLAYDVGGRGDHSFNDSAARGVDKAKSDFGASVKELTAKTSDTEADREQRLQDLADAGYNPIVAVGFNYAQAVGKISAKYPKTSFGIIDSVVDGKNVNSITFTEEQGSYLAGVAAALKTKKDHVGFIGGVDSPLIKKFEAGYTQGVHDTNPKVKVDVQYLSHGQDFSGFSSPDKGQQAAQGMLDNGADVIYSAAGSSGNGAIEAVHGVKGAWAIGVDSDQYNIPGLAQYKSSILTSVVKNVDVGVYDFVKSVKDGKPLTGNNVYSLAKGGVSLATSGGFISDIQGKLDTAKQKIVSGQIKVKTAP, from the coding sequence GTGCGCCGGGTAGCCAAGCTTTCCGCTGCGTGTATCGCGACCGCAGCACTCGCCGTGACTGCCACAGCCTGTGGCAGCACTTCCTCCGACAACGCCGGCTCGTCGTCCTCCTCCTCGGGCGGCGGCAAGGGCCTCCAGATCGGTCTCGCCTACGACGTCGGCGGCCGTGGTGACCACTCTTTCAACGACTCCGCCGCCCGCGGTGTCGACAAGGCCAAGAGCGACTTCGGCGCTTCCGTCAAGGAGCTGACCGCCAAGACCTCCGACACCGAGGCCGACCGCGAGCAGCGCCTGCAGGACCTGGCGGACGCGGGCTACAACCCGATCGTCGCCGTCGGTTTCAACTACGCCCAGGCCGTGGGCAAGATCTCCGCGAAGTACCCGAAGACCAGCTTCGGCATCATCGACTCGGTCGTGGACGGCAAGAACGTCAACAGCATCACGTTCACCGAGGAGCAGGGCTCCTACCTGGCCGGTGTCGCCGCCGCGCTGAAGACCAAGAAGGACCACGTCGGCTTCATCGGCGGTGTCGACAGCCCGCTGATCAAGAAGTTCGAGGCGGGTTACACCCAGGGCGTGCACGACACGAACCCGAAGGTGAAGGTCGACGTCCAGTACCTGTCCCACGGCCAGGACTTCTCCGGCTTCTCCAGCCCCGACAAGGGCCAGCAGGCCGCGCAGGGCATGCTGGACAACGGCGCCGACGTGATCTACTCGGCGGCCGGCTCCTCCGGCAACGGCGCGATCGAGGCCGTCCACGGCGTCAAGGGCGCCTGGGCGATCGGCGTGGACTCCGACCAGTACAACATCCCGGGTCTGGCCCAGTACAAGAGCTCCATCCTGACCTCGGTGGTCAAGAACGTCGACGTCGGCGTCTACGACTTCGTCAAGTCCGTCAAGGACGGCAAGCCGCTGACGGGCAACAACGTCTACTCGCTGGCCAAGGGCGGCGTCTCGCTGGCCACCAGCGGCGGCTTCATCAGCGACATCCAGGGCAAGCTGGACACCGCGAAGCAGAAGATCGTCAGCGGTCAGATCAAGGTCAAGACCGCCCCGTGA
- a CDS encoding ABC transporter ATP-binding protein, with translation MRGITKRFPGVVANRDIDITVRTGTVHALCGENGAGKSTLMKILYGMQQPDEGTITVNGEQVTFHNPGEAIARGIGMVHQHFMLADNLTVAENVVLGAEKLYGIGGKARARIKEISDAYGLNVRPDVLVEELGVADRQRVEILKVLYRGAKTLILDEPTAVLVPQEVDALFDNLRELKAEGLTVIFISHKLGEVLSVADEITVIRRGTTVGTAEPSTTTPRQLAEMMVGSELPTPETAESTVTDVPMLKVDGLHLAQTDLDGVERIILDEISLTIHKGEVLGIAGVEGNGQSELVEAIMGMRHPDAGVITLDGADISTTPTRGRREAGIGYIPEDRHRHGLLLEAPLWENRILGHVTEKPNSRGGLIDIKAARADTERIIQAYDVRTPGIDVTAASLSGGNQQKLIVGREMSHSPKLLIAAHPTRGVDVGAQAAIWDYIREARREGLAVLLISADLDELIGLSDTLRVMYRGRLVADADPATITPEELGSAMTGAAAGHLEHTEDDAR, from the coding sequence CTGCGCGGCATCACCAAGCGCTTCCCCGGCGTCGTCGCCAACCGCGACATCGACATCACGGTCCGCACGGGCACCGTCCACGCCCTGTGCGGTGAGAACGGCGCCGGCAAGTCCACCCTGATGAAGATCCTCTACGGCATGCAGCAGCCGGACGAGGGCACCATCACCGTCAACGGCGAACAGGTCACCTTCCACAACCCCGGCGAGGCCATCGCCCGCGGCATCGGCATGGTCCACCAGCACTTCATGCTCGCCGACAACCTCACCGTCGCCGAGAACGTCGTCCTCGGCGCGGAGAAGCTGTACGGCATCGGGGGCAAGGCACGCGCCAGGATCAAGGAGATCTCCGACGCGTACGGGCTGAACGTCCGCCCCGACGTCCTCGTCGAGGAGCTGGGTGTCGCCGACCGCCAGCGCGTGGAGATCCTCAAGGTCCTCTACCGGGGCGCCAAGACCCTCATCCTGGACGAGCCCACCGCCGTGCTCGTGCCGCAGGAGGTCGACGCGCTCTTCGACAACCTGCGCGAGCTGAAGGCCGAGGGCCTCACCGTCATCTTCATCTCCCACAAGCTGGGCGAGGTGCTCTCCGTCGCCGACGAGATCACCGTCATCCGGCGCGGTACGACGGTCGGCACGGCCGAGCCGTCCACCACCACCCCGCGGCAGCTCGCCGAGATGATGGTCGGCAGCGAACTGCCCACCCCGGAGACGGCCGAGTCCACCGTCACGGACGTCCCGATGCTCAAGGTCGACGGGCTGCACCTGGCGCAGACCGACCTCGACGGCGTCGAGCGGATCATCCTCGACGAGATCTCCCTGACCATCCACAAGGGCGAGGTCCTCGGCATCGCCGGCGTGGAGGGCAACGGCCAGTCCGAGCTGGTCGAGGCGATCATGGGCATGCGCCACCCCGACGCCGGCGTGATCACCCTCGACGGCGCCGACATCTCGACAACCCCCACCCGCGGCCGCCGCGAGGCCGGCATCGGCTACATCCCCGAGGACCGCCACCGCCACGGCCTGCTGCTGGAAGCGCCGCTGTGGGAGAACCGCATCCTCGGCCACGTCACCGAGAAGCCCAACTCGCGCGGCGGCCTCATCGACATCAAGGCGGCCCGCGCCGACACCGAGCGGATCATCCAGGCGTACGACGTGCGCACGCCCGGCATCGACGTGACCGCGGCCTCGCTGTCCGGCGGCAACCAGCAGAAGCTGATCGTCGGCCGGGAGATGAGCCACAGCCCCAAGCTGCTCATCGCCGCCCACCCCACCCGCGGTGTGGACGTCGGCGCGCAGGCGGCCATCTGGGACTACATCCGTGAGGCCCGCCGCGAGGGCCTGGCCGTGCTGCTGATCTCCGCCGACCTGGACGAGCTGATCGGGCTCTCCGACACCCTGCGGGTGATGTACCGCGGCCGCCTGGTCGCCGACGCCGACCCCGCCACCATCACCCCCGAGGAGCTGGGCTCCGCCATGACGGGTGCCGCCGCCGGCCACCTGGAGCACACAGAGGACGACGCCCGATGA
- a CDS encoding ABC transporter permease, whose amino-acid sequence MNKLTSRIDKERLLLGIAAPLLAVVAALVVTALVILSTGKNPGPAFNDMVTYGFASDSQVYILNKATTYYLAGVSVAIGFRMNLFNIGVDGQYRLAAFFAAVLGGALTVPGWLAVPLILICAMATGALWAAIAGVLKVTRGVSEVISTIMLNSIATAIIAYLLQPGKLAQLQQGGTVVATKPLPSGSHFFSINTGPAGDLWGFIFIAAVVGIAYWFVLGRTRFGYDLRTVGQSESAASASGVSVKKMVATSMIISGAVAGLIGMPTLLNDSYQFSSDFPTGIGFTGIAIALLGRNNPIGIALGALLWGFLERTTNHLEFQGYDKEILGVIQGVIVLCVVIAYEVVRRYGLKRQQQRVGAELAAQAAAPTKKQEVA is encoded by the coding sequence ATGAACAAGCTGACCTCACGGATCGACAAGGAGCGGCTGCTCCTTGGGATCGCGGCACCGCTGCTGGCGGTCGTCGCCGCGCTCGTCGTCACCGCCCTGGTGATCCTCTCGACCGGAAAGAACCCCGGGCCCGCCTTCAACGACATGGTGACCTACGGCTTCGCCAGCGACAGCCAGGTCTACATCCTCAACAAGGCGACGACGTACTACCTGGCCGGTGTCTCGGTGGCCATCGGCTTCCGGATGAACCTGTTCAACATCGGTGTCGACGGCCAGTACCGGCTCGCCGCCTTCTTCGCCGCCGTTCTCGGCGGGGCGCTGACCGTGCCCGGCTGGCTCGCCGTTCCGCTGATACTGATCTGCGCCATGGCGACGGGCGCCCTGTGGGCGGCCATCGCCGGCGTCCTGAAGGTGACCCGCGGCGTCAGCGAGGTCATCTCGACCATCATGCTGAACTCGATCGCCACCGCGATCATCGCCTACCTGCTGCAGCCCGGGAAGCTGGCCCAGCTCCAGCAGGGCGGCACCGTCGTCGCCACCAAGCCGCTGCCGTCGGGCTCGCACTTCTTCAGCATCAACACCGGCCCGGCCGGCGACCTGTGGGGCTTCATCTTCATCGCCGCGGTCGTCGGCATCGCGTACTGGTTCGTGCTCGGCCGCACCCGGTTCGGCTACGACCTGCGCACCGTCGGCCAGTCCGAGAGCGCGGCCTCCGCGAGCGGTGTGTCGGTGAAGAAGATGGTCGCCACCAGCATGATCATCTCGGGTGCGGTGGCCGGTCTGATCGGCATGCCGACCCTGCTCAACGACAGCTACCAGTTCAGCAGCGACTTCCCGACGGGCATCGGCTTCACCGGCATCGCCATCGCGCTGCTCGGCCGCAACAACCCGATCGGTATCGCGCTCGGCGCCCTGCTGTGGGGCTTCCTGGAGCGCACCACCAACCACCTGGAGTTCCAGGGCTACGACAAGGAGATCCTCGGCGTCATCCAGGGCGTCATCGTCCTGTGCGTCGTGATCGCCTACGAAGTCGTACGCCGCTACGGCCTCAAGCGCCAGCAGCAGCGGGTAGGCGCCGAACTCGCCGCCCAGGCCGCCGCCCCGACGAAGAAGCAGGAGGTGGCGTGA
- a CDS encoding ABC transporter permease, whose translation MTATMTDAPPPAAPKAAGAPQRSGRSWGQILLLVAGALLLLAAVRVITGSQDLDSAGQVSASLGLAVPIGLAGLAGLWSERAGVVNIGLEGMMILGTFGAGWIGWQTSPWLGLLAGIGFGVLGGLVHAVATVTFGVDHIVSGVAINLLALGATQYLAKLFFNNGAAANAGGNPKQSPPAAALPDVTVPGLSSGLHSLENHHWFLVSDLAGLIGGLVTHLSVITVLAAVLFVGSWWVLWRTPFGLRLRSCGENPIAAESLGVNVYTYKYAAVAISGGLAGLGGAFLALVTSHTYLENQTGGRGYIGLAAMIFGNWRPGGLAMGAGLFGYSDALQLRNGGTTVHALLLLLVVLLVVLAGWKLYRTALWQGAISLIVAALVLVWYVFTDTVPSDFVGATPYVVTLLVLSLSAQRLRMPKADGMRYRKGQGK comes from the coding sequence ATGACTGCCACGATGACCGACGCGCCGCCGCCCGCGGCGCCCAAGGCGGCGGGCGCGCCGCAGCGCTCGGGCCGCTCCTGGGGCCAGATCCTCCTGCTCGTCGCGGGTGCGCTGCTGCTCCTGGCCGCGGTCCGCGTGATCACGGGCTCGCAGGACCTCGACTCGGCCGGACAGGTCAGCGCCTCGCTCGGCCTCGCCGTGCCGATCGGCCTCGCCGGGCTCGCGGGCCTGTGGTCCGAGCGGGCCGGCGTGGTCAACATCGGCCTCGAGGGCATGATGATCCTCGGCACCTTCGGCGCCGGCTGGATCGGCTGGCAGACCAGCCCCTGGCTCGGCCTGCTCGCCGGCATCGGCTTCGGTGTCCTCGGCGGCCTGGTGCACGCGGTCGCCACCGTCACCTTCGGCGTCGACCACATCGTCTCCGGTGTCGCGATCAACCTGCTCGCGCTCGGCGCCACCCAGTACCTGGCCAAGCTGTTCTTCAACAACGGCGCGGCGGCCAACGCGGGCGGCAACCCCAAGCAGTCCCCGCCCGCGGCCGCGCTGCCCGACGTCACCGTGCCCGGCCTCTCCAGCGGCCTGCACTCGCTCGAGAACCACCACTGGTTCCTCGTCTCCGACCTCGCCGGCCTCATCGGCGGCCTGGTCACCCATCTGTCGGTGATCACGGTCCTCGCCGCGGTGCTGTTCGTCGGCAGCTGGTGGGTGCTGTGGCGCACCCCGTTCGGGCTGCGACTGCGCTCCTGCGGCGAGAACCCGATCGCCGCGGAGTCGCTCGGCGTCAACGTCTACACGTACAAGTACGCGGCCGTCGCCATCTCCGGCGGCCTCGCCGGCCTCGGCGGCGCCTTCCTCGCGTTGGTCACCTCGCACACCTACCTGGAGAACCAGACCGGCGGCCGCGGCTACATCGGCCTCGCGGCGATGATCTTCGGCAACTGGCGGCCGGGCGGTCTCGCGATGGGCGCCGGCCTCTTCGGCTACTCCGACGCCCTCCAGCTGCGCAACGGCGGTACGACCGTCCACGCGCTGCTGCTCCTGCTGGTCGTCCTGCTCGTGGTCCTCGCCGGCTGGAAGCTGTACCGCACCGCCCTGTGGCAGGGCGCGATCAGCCTCATCGTGGCCGCGCTCGTCCTGGTCTGGTACGTGTTCACCGACACCGTCCCGAGCGACTTCGTGGGCGCCACCCCGTACGTCGTCACGCTGCTCGTGCTGTCGCTGTCCGCGCAGCGGCTGCGGATGCCGAAGGCGGACGGCATGCGTTACCGGAAGGGTCAGGGCAAGTGA
- a CDS encoding cytidine deaminase, with product MTQQAAGFDWEALRAEAREAMSHAYAPYSGYPVGVAALVDDGRTVTGCNVENASYGLGLCAECGLVSQLQRTGGGRLTHFTCVDGTGALLVPCGRCRQLLYEFGGPGLLLDTPAGVLPLSEMLPQAFGPDHLTQ from the coding sequence GTGACACAGCAAGCGGCCGGGTTCGACTGGGAGGCGCTGCGCGCCGAGGCGCGGGAGGCCATGTCCCACGCCTACGCCCCCTACTCCGGCTACCCCGTCGGCGTGGCGGCCCTGGTCGACGACGGCCGCACCGTCACCGGCTGCAACGTCGAGAACGCCTCCTACGGCCTCGGCCTGTGCGCCGAGTGCGGGCTGGTCTCGCAGCTGCAGCGCACGGGCGGCGGCCGGCTGACGCACTTCACCTGCGTCGACGGCACCGGCGCCCTGCTCGTCCCGTGCGGCCGCTGCCGCCAGCTCCTCTACGAGTTCGGCGGTCCCGGCCTGCTGCTTGACACCCCGGCGGGCGTCCTCCCGCTCTCCGAGATGCTGCCCCAGGCCTTCGGCCCGGACCATCTCACCCAGTAA
- a CDS encoding thymidine phosphorylase, whose product MAMDAISVIRTKRDRGELTDEQIDWVIDAYTRGEVADEQMSALAMAILLNGMNRREIARWTAAMIASGERMDFSALSRPTADKHSTGGVGDKITLPLAPLVAACGAAVPQLSGRGLGHTGGTLDKLESIPGWRALLSNEEMLHVLDTTGAVICAAGDGLAPADKKLYALRDVTGTVEAIPLIASSIMSKKIAEGTGSLVLDVKVGTGAFMKTIEDARELASTMVGLGTDHGVRTVALLTDMSTPLGLTAGNALEVRESVEVLAGGGPADVVELTLALAHEMLAAAGVKDADPARALADGSAMDVWRRMIAAQGGDPDAKLPASKEQHVVTAPSAGVLTRLDAYDIGIAAWRLGAGRARKEDPVQAAAGVELHAKPGDTVTAGQPLLTLHTDTPERFEYALQAVEGSYDIAAPGTDFTPSPVVLERIA is encoded by the coding sequence ATGGCCATGGACGCCATCTCCGTCATCCGCACCAAGCGGGACCGCGGCGAGCTGACCGACGAGCAGATCGACTGGGTCATCGACGCGTACACCCGCGGCGAGGTCGCCGACGAGCAGATGTCCGCGCTCGCGATGGCCATCCTGCTCAACGGCATGAACCGCCGCGAGATCGCCCGCTGGACCGCCGCGATGATCGCCTCCGGCGAGCGCATGGACTTCTCCGCGCTGTCCCGCCCCACGGCCGACAAGCACTCCACCGGCGGCGTCGGCGACAAGATCACCCTGCCGCTCGCGCCCCTGGTGGCGGCCTGCGGCGCGGCCGTCCCCCAGCTGTCCGGCCGGGGCCTCGGCCACACCGGCGGCACGCTGGACAAGCTGGAGTCGATCCCCGGCTGGCGGGCCCTGCTCTCGAACGAGGAGATGCTGCACGTCCTGGACACCACCGGCGCGGTGATCTGCGCGGCGGGCGACGGCCTCGCGCCCGCGGACAAGAAGCTCTACGCGCTGCGCGACGTGACCGGCACGGTCGAGGCGATCCCGCTGATCGCCTCCTCCATCATGTCGAAGAAGATCGCCGAGGGCACGGGCTCCCTCGTCCTGGACGTGAAGGTCGGCACGGGCGCCTTCATGAAGACGATCGAGGACGCGCGGGAACTGGCGTCCACGATGGTCGGCCTGGGCACCGACCACGGCGTGCGGACCGTCGCGCTCCTGACGGACATGTCCACCCCGCTGGGCCTGACCGCGGGCAACGCCCTGGAGGTCCGCGAGTCCGTCGAGGTCCTCGCGGGCGGCGGCCCGGCGGACGTGGTCGAACTGACCCTGGCCCTGGCCCACGAGATGCTGGCCGCGGCCGGTGTGAAGGACGCGGACCCGGCCAGGGCCCTGGCCGACGGCTCGGCGATGGACGTCTGGCGCCGCATGATCGCGGCCCAGGGCGGCGACCCGGACGCGAAGCTGCCCGCCTCGAAGGAACAGCACGTGGTCACCGCGCCCTCCGCCGGTGTCCTGACCCGCCTGGACGCCTACGACATCGGCATCGCCGCCTGGCGCCTGGGCGCCGGCCGCGCCCGCAAGGAGGACCCGGTCCAGGCGGCCGCAGGCGTGGAACTGCACGCCAAGCCCGGCGACACGGTGACCGCCGGCCAGCCCCTGCTGACCCTCCACACCGACACCCCCGAGCGCTTCGAGTACGCCCTCCAGGCGGTGGAGGGTTCGTACGACATCGCGGCGCCGGGGACCGACTTCACTCCGTCGCCGGTGGTGCTGGAACGTATCGCCTGA
- a CDS encoding Uma2 family endonuclease, translating to MSALTVSQDPDQHWDDLVRYWEEMEWPEGSKVEIIEGIITVSPAPASRHNVIAARIQRRLYSVIPDDWEIFQTQAIAVPSRLGMFIPDLLVAPVEECREAESHIPGAVAELAVEVTSKSNARHDRVSKPAAYAAAGIPLYLLVDRWAPGGPTVTLYGEPKGDVYRVLHAVKFGDPIKLPAPFDVTIDTGEFPVD from the coding sequence ATGAGCGCACTCACCGTGAGCCAGGACCCCGACCAGCACTGGGACGACCTCGTCCGGTACTGGGAGGAGATGGAATGGCCCGAGGGCAGCAAGGTGGAGATCATCGAGGGGATCATCACCGTGTCACCTGCTCCCGCGTCCCGCCACAACGTGATCGCGGCACGTATCCAGCGTCGTCTCTACTCCGTGATCCCCGACGACTGGGAGATCTTCCAGACGCAGGCCATCGCCGTGCCGTCGCGGCTCGGCATGTTCATCCCTGACCTGCTGGTGGCTCCGGTGGAGGAGTGCAGGGAGGCGGAATCCCACATCCCCGGTGCAGTCGCCGAACTCGCCGTCGAGGTGACGTCCAAGTCCAACGCCCGCCACGACCGCGTCAGCAAGCCCGCCGCCTACGCCGCGGCAGGTATCCCGCTCTACCTTCTCGTCGATCGCTGGGCACCTGGAGGCCCGACCGTGACTCTCTACGGCGAGCCGAAGGGCGATGTCTACCGGGTTCTGCACGCAGTGAAGTTCGGCGACCCCATCAAGCTCCCGGCGCCGTTCGACGTCACGATCGACACGGGTGAGTTCCCGGTCGACTGA
- a CDS encoding STAS domain-containing protein: protein MSSTRPAGLPYVDARTPPVLALTGPVARDEVLKLCEQARGLLEATDAEVVVCDVGRLGPPGLGAVDLLARLALAARRAGGRIRLRDPDPALHALLDLVGLAFEVEGQPEQREPPLGVQEEVEPGQPAV, encoded by the coding sequence ATGAGTTCCACCCGCCCCGCCGGTCTACCGTACGTGGATGCCAGGACACCCCCCGTGCTCGCGCTCACCGGCCCCGTCGCCCGGGACGAGGTGTTGAAGCTGTGTGAGCAGGCGCGGGGGCTGCTGGAGGCCACTGACGCCGAGGTCGTCGTCTGCGACGTGGGTCGGCTGGGACCGCCGGGGCTCGGCGCCGTGGACCTCCTGGCACGACTCGCCCTCGCCGCCCGGCGGGCCGGCGGCCGGATCCGGCTGCGCGACCCGGATCCGGCGCTACACGCCCTCCTCGACCTGGTGGGACTCGCCTTCGAGGTGGAGGGGCAGCCCGAACAGCGGGAACCACCGCTGGGTGTCCAGGAAGAAGTGGAACCCGGTCAGCCGGCCGTCTGA